DNA sequence from the bacterium genome:
CAGGTTTGATTAGTCTTTCGCTCCTAGCCACAGTTCATCCGAAGACTTTTCAACGTCCACCGGTTCGGACCTCCACGCGGTATTACCCGCGCTTCATCCTGACCATGGCTAGATCACACTGGTTTCGGGTCTACTCCCGGCAACTAAACGCCCGTTTAGGACTCGCTTTCGCTGCGGCTCCACCTTATCGGCTTAACCTTGCTGACGAGAGTAACTCGCGGACTCATAATGCAAAAGGCACGTCGTCAGGCGTTCCATGCCGAAGCATGGCATAGCCCTCCGACTGCTTGTAGGCATGCGGTTTCAGGTACTATTTCACTCCCCACCAGGGGTGCTTTTCACCTTTCCCTCACGGTACTAGTTCGCTATCGGTCGTCTGGTAGTATTTAGCCTTGGATGATGGTCCACCCGGATTCCCACAGGGTTTCTCGTGCCCCGTGGTACTTGGGATACCGCTAGGGTGCCCTTCGATTTCGACTACACGGCTATCACGCTCTATGGCCGGCCTTTCCAGACCGTTCGCCTATCGTCGGACAATCCCATGTTACGGTCCCGCAACCCCGCAAAGACCGAAGTCCTCGCGGTTTAGGCTGTTCCCTGTTCGCTCGCCGCTACTGGGGGAATCTCTAGTTTGATTTCTGTTCCTGCAGGTACTTAGATGTTTCAGTTCCCTGCGTTCGCTCCGTGCGGTTATTTATTCACCGCACGATGCCTGCCGATTAAAGCAGGCGGGTTGCCCCATTCGGAAATCCTCGGATCAAAGCTTCCTTAGCAGCTCCCCGAGGCTTATCGCAGCTAGGCGCGTCCTTCATCGCCTCCAGACGCCAAGGCATCCACCACATGCCCTTTGTAGCTTGACCAAGCCCTTACGCGGATTTCTCCGCTATAATTGCATCGCTCAAGAGACCTCATTCGAAATTGAATCACGATCAATTTCGTTTTTATTTAGTTTTCAAAGAACCTGCCGCGATCCCGCAGCATCAAGTTGCCTGCCACTTCATGTTGGCAGGCAGCGTGCAGCGACGGGTGGAGCTGAAGGGATTCGAACCCTCGACTTCTAGCTTGCAAAGCTAGCGCTCTCCCAACTGAGCTACAGCCCCCTCAATAAAAAAGAACCTGCGAACCGGTTTCTTTCAACTTTTTCTTGGTGGGCCCGGGTAGAGTTGAACTACCGACCTCACGCTTATCAGGCGTGCGCTCTAGCCACCTGAGCTACGAGCCCAAAACTGCCGGGACCCACCAAAAAAAAGTTGTCAAAGACTCAAGTCCCACTCTCTCAAAACTGAACAGCGAACCGAACCCGCAGGTTGAACATTGACCGGGATGCCGCAGCCCGAAGGCCGCGGACTATCCTTAGAAAGGAGGTGATCCAGCCGCAGGTTCCCCTACGGCTACCTTGTTACGACTTCACCCCAATCATCGCTCATACCTTAGGGCGCTCCCTCCTTGCGGTTGGGTGACGCACTTCTGGTATAAACGACTTTCGTGGTGTGACGGGCGGTGTGTACAAGGCCCGGGAACGTATTCACCGCTGCATGCTGATCAGCGATTACTAGCGATTCCAGCTTCATGGTCCCGAGTTGCAGAGACCAATCCGAACTTGGACCGGCTTTTTGGGATTAGCTCCACCTTGCGGTTTGGCAACCCTCTGTACCGGCCATTGTAGTACGTGTGTAGCCCTGGGCATAAAGGCCATGAGGACTTGACGTCATCCCCACCTTCCTCCGGTTTAACACCGGCGGTCCCCTTAGAGTGCTCGGCCGAACCGTTAGCAACTAAGAGCAGGGGTTGCGCTCGTTGCGGGACTTAACCCAACATCTCACGACACGAGCTGACGACAGCCATGCAGCACCTGTCTTGGGGTTCCCCGAAGGGCACTCTCCTATCTCTAGGAGATTCCCCAGATGTCAAGCCCAGGTAAGGTTTTTCGCGTTGCGTCGAATTGAACCACATACTCCACCGCTTGTGCGGGCCCCCGTCAATTCCTTTGAGTTTCAACCTTGCGGCCGTACTTCCCAGGCGGCACACTTAATGCGTTAGCGGCGGCACCGGGGGGGTCAATACCCCCGACACCTAGTGTGCATCGTTTACGGCGTGGACTACCAGGGTATCTAATCCTGTTTGCTACCCACGCTTTCGCGTCTTAGCGTCAGTGTCCGTCCAGATCGGCGCCTTCGCCACCGGTGTTCTTCCTGATATCTACGAATTTCACCTCTACACCAGGAATTCCCCGATCCCCTCCGGAACTCAAGACTCGTGGTTTCGAGCGCACTTCCTGGGTTAAGCCCAGGGCTTTCACACCCGACTTCCGAGTCCGCCTACACGCGCTTTACGCCCAGTAATTCCGAACAACGCTTGCACCCTCCGTATTACCGCGGCTGCTGGCACGGAGTTAGCCGGTGCTTCCTTTGGAGGTACCGTCAAACCGCAGAGGTATTGTTCCCAGCGGTTATTCGTTCCTCCTGACAGAGCTTTACGACCCGAAGGCCTTCATCACTCACGCGGCGTTGCTGCGTCAGGCTTTCGCCCATTGCGCAATATTCCCCACTGCTGCCTCCCGTAGGAGTCTGGACCGTGTCTCAGTTCCAGTGTGGCTGATCATCCTCTCAGACCAGCTACCCGTTGCAGCCTTGGTGAGCCATTACCTCACCAACTAGCTGATGGGACGCAGGCCCAACCTTTGCCGATAGCTTTCGTGAAGAGGCCACCTTTCCTCCCCAAGTCGCAACCTGAGGAGCTTATGCGGAATTAGCCTCGGTTTCCCGGGGTTATTCCCCAGCAAAGGGCAGGTCACCTACGTATTACTCACCCGTGCGCCACTATACTAGGCCCCCGAAGGGACCATTCCCGTTCGACTTGCATGTGTTAGGCACGCCGCCAGCGTTCGTTCTGAGCCAGAATCAAACTCTCCAGTTATATCATTAGCCAGCGCCAGATAGGTTGTCCTGACGCCGTACTTATTAAATCGCATCGTATCCCAAAGGACCGATGAGCCCGTTCAATCCTGCGTGTTCTGCGTTCGCTATTCAGTTTTCAAAGAGCGGAGACAAAGTCACCGTTGCCCAATGTTCTGATCGGGAGCAGTAACATATTGATTTCATTGGCTTTTACAGCGGGCCGCCGTATGCGTCCCCAAAGCGTGGGGTCGCTTGTACAGAATGTAAGGCACCGTGTCAACAGCTCTTTTCAATGAATTCGGCATTTTTTGCCCTGCCTTGGACAAAATCTGCCTAGCTTTATTACGCCCTATTTTTCAAACAGATAAATGACCACAATTAACCCGCAACCTAAGTAAATCGGGCGATCGGGTCAGCCCTTTTTGAATTTCACCCTGGCGAATCTGCGTTTGCCGACCCTAAGCAGGCTCTCCCCATCAGTGGAGAGCGTGGCGTCGATGTCCTCCACCCTCTCGCCGTCCACCTCCACCGCCTTCTGCTTGATCATGCGGCGCGCATCCGACTTGCTGGAGACGAGCTTGGTCCCAAGCATCGCGTCGACAAGCGATATCTCCGCATCCATGGAATCGAGCAGGTGCTCATCGATCTCGTCGGGCGTGTCCTTCTTCGCAAAGACGCGCTCGAACTCGTCACGCGCGGCCACGGCCTCCTGCTCGGAGTGAAAGCGTTCCACGATCTCCGCAGCGAGGTTTTCCTTCGCGAGCTTGGGATGGAGCTTGCCCGTGAGGACCTCTTCCTTGAGCTTCTCGATCTCGTCGAGCGAAAGGTCCGAGAGCAGCTCGTAGTATGTCCACATCAAATCATCGGAGATGGACATCATCTTGCCGAAGATCTCTTTCGGAGGCTCGCTGATGCCGACGTAATTGCCGTACGTCTTGCTCATCTTCGCGACGCCGTCGGTGCCAATGAGCAGCGGCATGGTCAAAACCACCTGCGGCTCCTGGCCCACGTCGCGCTGCAGGTCGCGGCCCACGAGCAGGTTGAATATCTGGTCCGTGCCTCCCAGCTCCACGTCGGACTCAAGCGCCACGGAATCGTAACCCTGCAGCAACGGGTAGAGGAACTCGTGTATGCGGATCGGGCTGCCGCCCTTGAACCTGCTCTCGAAGTCGTCTCGCTCCAGCATGCGCGCCACCGTCTCCTTAGCGCTGAGGCGTATGAAGTCGGCTGCCGTAAATTTCCCCAGCCACTCCGAGTTGTAGCGAATCTCGGCCTTTTCCACGTCCAGTATCTTCCCGGCCTGCGCGACGTAGGTCTCCGCGTTCTTCTTTATTATATCCTCGCCGAGCTCTGGCCTGGTCTCGTTGCGGCCTGAGGGGTCGCCGATGCGCGCGGTGAAGTCGCCCATGAGAAATATCACGGTGTGCCCCAGGTCCTGGAACTGCTTGAGCTTCTGCATGACCACGGTGTGGCCGAGGTGCAGGTCCGGCGCAGTCGGGTCGAAGCCGGCCTTCACGCGGAGCGGCCTGCCCTTCTTGAGCTTGGCGACGAGCTCCTCCTCGTTCACGACCTCCACTGCGCCGCGCTTGATGATCTCGAGCTGTTTTTCGATTGGGATATTTTTCATGGCAACCTCTTCTGTATTCGCTTTATCGAGAGCGCCCTGCCGGTCTTCTCGTCCAGATCGAGGAGCACGCCCTCGAGGCGGACACCCTCCTCCGCGACCTTGAAGCCCTTCTTCTCGCCGGTGAGGAAGCGGTGGATCGCGACCTCTTTCGCAAGACCAATCACCGACGCGTGCGGCCCGGTCATGCCGATGTCGGAGATATACGCGGTGCCGCCCGGCAATATCTCCTCGTCCGCGGTCTGCACGTGC
Encoded proteins:
- the tyrS gene encoding tyrosine--tRNA ligase, which gives rise to MKNIPIEKQLEIIKRGAVEVVNEEELVAKLKKGRPLRVKAGFDPTAPDLHLGHTVVMQKLKQFQDLGHTVIFLMGDFTARIGDPSGRNETRPELGEDIIKKNAETYVAQAGKILDVEKAEIRYNSEWLGKFTAADFIRLSAKETVARMLERDDFESRFKGGSPIRIHEFLYPLLQGYDSVALESDVELGGTDQIFNLLVGRDLQRDVGQEPQVVLTMPLLIGTDGVAKMSKTYGNYVGISEPPKEIFGKMMSISDDLMWTYYELLSDLSLDEIEKLKEEVLTGKLHPKLAKENLAAEIVERFHSEQEAVAARDEFERVFAKKDTPDEIDEHLLDSMDAEISLVDAMLGTKLVSSKSDARRMIKQKAVEVDGERVEDIDATLSTDGESLLRVGKRRFARVKFKKG